One genomic segment of Rhizobium gallicum bv. gallicum R602sp includes these proteins:
- the dut gene encoding dUTP diphosphatase, with amino-acid sequence MTIHNDMRPQLNLVRLPNGEGLDLPSYETSGAAGMDLRAAVADNEPMTLAPGKRALVPTGFIFEIPDGYEAQVRPRSGLAFKHGITCLNTPGTIDSDYRGEVKVLLVNLGDAAFEITRGMRIAQMVIAPVTQVRVAEITESSATARGAGGFGSTGV; translated from the coding sequence ATGACCATTCACAACGACATGCGTCCGCAGCTCAACCTTGTCCGTTTGCCCAATGGCGAAGGTCTTGACCTGCCCTCTTATGAGACGAGCGGTGCTGCGGGCATGGACCTTCGGGCGGCCGTTGCCGATAACGAGCCGATGACGCTCGCGCCCGGCAAGCGCGCGCTGGTGCCGACCGGCTTCATCTTCGAAATTCCGGATGGCTACGAAGCGCAAGTCCGGCCCCGTTCCGGCCTCGCTTTCAAGCACGGCATCACCTGCCTCAACACTCCCGGCACGATCGACAGCGACTATCGCGGCGAAGTGAAGGTGCTGCTCGTCAATCTCGGCGATGCCGCGTTCGAAATCACGCGCGGCATGCGCATCGCGCAGATGGTGATCGCGCCGGTCACTCAGGTGCGCGTTGCAGAGATCACCGAAAGCAGCGCTACGGCACGCGGCGCCGGCGGCTTCGGCTCGACCGGCGTTTGA